Sequence from the Parasegetibacter sp. NRK P23 genome:
CGGAATTGGGGGCCGCTGACAATACCATTTGCCTTGCTCCATTGCCCGGAAAGGTGCGCGATAAATTCGGGACCATTGTCCATACGTATTCTTTTGGGCTTGCCGTATCGCGCTACAAGATGCCTTAGCACCCATAGCACACGGCTGCTCTTGAGGGAATAATCGGTTTCTATGAACAGGACTTCACGGTTGAAGTCGTCTATTACGTTAAATGACCTGAATTTTCTGCCGTTACTCAATGCATCGCTCATAAAGTCTATACTCCAGGTTTGCGTAAAGGAGCAGGGAACTTCCAGTTTTTCCCGGATCCGGGCGGGCAATCGTTTTTTAGCTTTACGTTTCATGCGCAAGCCTAATTGCTTGTACACACGGTACACTCGTTTATGATTGAATCCATACCCTTGTAACCTTAGACGATCATGGAACTTCCAAAAGCCTTCATTCTCAATCGTATTCGAAAGTTCATGCAACAAATGAATCAACGTTTCATCATTTTTTACCGATTGATAATGCAGGGAACTGCGACTGATTCTCAATATACGACACGCCTTGCCGATGTCTCTGGGCCGCTCAACACGCAACTCATTTATAATGATACGCTTATCGCAAGGCTTTATAGCTTTTTTTCAATAATGTATTTTGCTACATCAAGCTCCATCGCAAGGTTGGCATACATCCGTTTTAAACGCGCGTTTTCCTCTTCCAATTCTTTGATACGCTTGAGTTCGGATGCTTCCATGCCCCCGTATCGTTGCCGCCACTTGTACAAACTGGCTTTACTCACACCGTGTTCACGGTTGATCTCTTCGGCGCTTTTGCCGTTATCAAACTCCTTAAGGATGCCTGCAATCTGAGCAGGACTGAATGTGCTCTTTTTCATCTTTTGTAGTTTTAAAATTAAACAATTTGTCTACTTTTAAAACGTACTGTTTTGGGGGGAGCTTACCAACATAGGTTTACTGCTAGCCGGGTAAGACGAGTAACGTGGTGTTCAGTTTTCCAATTAAATTCAATCGCGGCAAGACTGTTTACGTTTTCAATTCCCGCCCATCAGTAAGCCTTTACGTTGGGCGTCATACGAAATGACCTAAACTATGCGAGCAACTTTTGAAGAGAAAACATATGAGAATTACTTCAACGCTGAACTTGATAGACTGAGTTCAATTTTCTTTCCATTGGGACAAGTACAAGAAGGAAATTTAGGGTTTGACGCATCTGCTTTTTCAAGAAATAGACGCCTATGGAGGCGATTGGGATTTCCGTTTTGGTTCTTTCCACCATTTGATGGAGTTAGTTTGCGAGACATTGCTAATGAGATGGAGCATTTTTTAGGAATTGTAATTAATGATATTCCTAAGATGAAGGCAAACATATTATTTCAATATAAAAGACCTGAGTTTATCACTTTGTCCTCAGGCAGTGAATGGCGTCATTGGAATGAACCCTATTTTCGTTACAATATATACAAAGAGCAGCAAGACTTATTATCACAAATTGACACAACATTTACTTCAAGGCTGCTGACGTTGTATGCATCACCAGCGGTACAAGACATAAATGAATTGGTTGACCTTAAAATCAATCGACAAATAATTGTAAGTTCAAATTTTAAAAAATGTTCCACTTTAAACGGTCATCATAGGAATACTTACATCCGAGCTGGAACACATTCAATTGCTTGTAGTGCCCCAGAAAAATTAGACAATATCAATCTACTTAATGAACTTGAGTTATTGAGTAACAGCAATGAAATTAATAGTGAAGAAAATAACCGCGCATTTATCATAGATTTTAGAAAGCAAATCATGGGAGCTACATACGAGAACCAATATTATGGTAATTCATTAAGGAAACTAAATGTTGACATTGACAAAATTGAAAACTACGAACTCTTTTATAGCTTTTTAGTAATGTCTAATTTCAAGTTATTGACAGGAATACAGTGGCTTGTCAAATTGTGAATACGAACGCCCAACAGCGGTTTACTAATAGCCGGGTAAGACGGTAAACGTGATGTTCATTTTTCAAATTAAATTCAATCGCGGCAAGACTGTTTACGTTTCCAAACTCCCGGCCATCAGTAAGCCGTACCGTTGTGTGCCATAATGTACTCCAAAACCTAAAATACAAGACCAGGCCTGTTATGTTGACAAATTCAATCAGACGGCATTTTGGAATAAAAGAGATTGACAAAAGTTGGAAAAGACTTGAAGTAAAAGACTTATGGAAAGGATATCTTTTAATTGACAATGCTAACATAATTCAGAAATTAGTTTACCCGATTAAAGTGGATAACTTTTCATACAGGGAAGTAGATTATGAAGTACAACTTAATTCAGAATTTAAGATTGTCGGCAAAAGGGGTAAAGTCCAGCCTTTAACAGCATCCACATTTTTGAAGATTAAACCAGAAGGGAAATTTTTTGATTTTAACGAGACAACTTTAAAATTAATTAACTATTCTAACGGTGTACAACTTTTCAATGAATATGATTTAGTCTGGAGTACCGAAAATGAAGTTTTGAGTTTTCTAAATGACAAAATCTGCAATCCCTGTGAGTTCGATAAGGAAGAACTAAATACTTATCTGAACCGAAAGAAACAAGTCAATCAAAAAGCAAAACAAGGAGATATATTTAGAGTTAAGCTTGCAAAACGAAAATTTGCTTATGGTCGTGTGATTGCTGACTTAATTAAATTCGTGAAATACGACACGGGAATAGTTGGCAAATGGGAAGTAGATTGGAGGGGTAGAAATATTTTTAATGAGATGATAGTTAATCAAACATTGGTTGATTTTTATCAAATTATAACGGACGACCCAAATTTGAAATTCGATGACTTAAATAAGTACAAAACGACACCTTCTGTAAGTATAATTGACTCGTTCGTAAAACACGAAGGTTGCATAATTATTGACAATTCAGAAATAGAACCATCATCCTTTGATTTGCCCATGACTATTGACACATATTATCAATATGTTCCAATTTGCCATATTTTTAAATGGGGTTGTTGTGTTGTAACATTTGAACCAGACAAAAAAATTGAAAAGCAAAAAGGAATAATCGTTAAGAAAGACCAAGATAATTACAATGGACTGGACAATAAGTCAACTGAATATTATATCAATTCTTGTATTCAAGGCAGCCCTAACTATGCTTTTCTAAATAACAGAGGCGACTTACGATATCCAGAATGCATAGATTTAAGGAAGATAATATCTAGGTATGTTGACTTCGATATAAACACAAACGATTATGACTCGTTTGCTAGAAAATATGGGTTTATGGACAGGCAAAAGATACTTGCATTTACAAAAGACTAATAATGACAGAAAAAATTACGGCACACAACAGCGGTTTACTAATAGCCGGGTAAGACGGTAAACGTATTGCTTATTTTTCAAAGTAAATTCAGTCTCGGCAAGACTGTTTACGTTTTCCAAACTCCCGCCCATCAGTAAGCCGTACCGTTGCCCGCAAACTTAGTGAAACCTCAAAATTAAAATGCCATTTCGATAAAGTCTCTTTATTGTGATTATTGGATTGGCAAACTTTTTCGGGTTCCAATTATCCGACTAATTCTTAGATAGATGATCGACAGCCTCTTACGATACAATGCATAATTTTTAAACTACATCCTAAGTAATTGGTTCGGCATGTCACACATTGTACTGATCATAACATTCATAATCTCACTATTCGGGTTGATATTTAAAACAACCGTAGAGGATAAGGAAAATGGAAGAAAAAGACTGAGCAATTACGGTTGGGGTGTTTTAACCCTAATGCTTATTGGGCTATTATTAAATATTCTAATCAATATCAATAAATCTAACGAGAGTAAAGAGAAAGAAAGAGCGGCAAGGGAGAAAAATACTAATGATAGCTTGATACGCGAACTTGAACATCAAAGAGATAGCATAAGATGGCATGAACAAGGGAAGGAAATGCGTCATATTTTAGAATCCTCGAAAGAAAATATCAGAAGTCTAGAAAGTCAAAATAAGCTATTAGAACAAAATAATAGCTTGCACATGCAGCTATCGACAGAGACAAAAAAGAACAATGTATTCTTAAGAGAAAGACTAGCAGCCTCACAACGAGAATTAATTAATCTGAAAAATCCCATTGACAGTCTTTCGCTTAACTTAAAAGTTCGATTTGCAATTAATCAAGAGACACATAACAATTTATTGTCTGTAATAAGATCTGAAAATAAAATCGGAGATTACACTAATATTTCTAAACTGCTACAAGAGAAAATGCCGGAAGTCATTAATAGTATTAGGAGTATTTTAGTTTCTTTTACATTTTATCCGAGCAGTAATATTGAAACTACTAATGCGAACTTTTACTCTACAGTGTACACTTTTAATTTTGTTCTATTGGACACAAACTTTTGGAACAATGAGAAAGGTGTAGAAGTATATTATCGTGAAAATAAAAAAGAACTAGTTTTCCAGTTGAAAGAGATATCTCCGGTCGATGTCAGAATAGGTGTTACGATTAGTGAACAAAAAGCAATAAATGTTGAAAGTTTTAATGATTTATGTAATCAGTATTGTTTAATTGATATTGAGAGAGTAGACAAAAATTCATCGCTTAATTTTGAAAGCTCTCAATTATTTGATATAGAACTAAGACCGACAAGGAAAAGTGTCACCTTTAGAGGGTTCTTCTTCACACCTTCAGAAGAGCATCTATATAAAAAAAAGGTTTCTAGTTTCAAAGCATGGATTTTCAAAGACTTTGCTTGCTATTTCGATTAATATATTTCTGAATGTAGTGTTCCCAAGCGAGTTTATACTTTTCGGAGCAAAACATATCGACATAAGCCAGCGGGCAACAATAGTTTACTGAATAGCCGGGTAGACGGGTAACGCCGTGTTCAGTTTTTAAAATAAATTCACTTACGGCAAGACTGTTTACGTTTTCAAACTCCCGGCCATCAGTAAGCCTTGCCGTTAGCCGTCACCCTGAACGACCACCCTGTTGAAATATACGATGAGCAAAAATGCGACAGATCAAGTCCAACCCACCACATAACTATTTGTTTTAAAAATCTTGTTGACTTTCAATATAAATTTTACATTTGCCAAATAATGTCAAGACAATATTATGTCAATAATCTTTGGAGATAAAATTAGGGCACTTCGAGAGGCGAAACAAATTCCTCAAAGACAATTAGCTGCTACATTAAAAATTGACACAGCGACATACTGCAAAATTGAAAAAGGCGACAGACGTGCAAAGCGTGAACAGGTTTTAATTCTTGCGGCCTCTCTGCAAACCGACACTAAAGAGCTTTTGCGTTTGTGGTCGGCAGACAAGGTTTACGACATTATAGCCGAAGAGGAAGAAGCAACACAAATTTTAAATGTGGTTGCAGAAAGCATTGTTAAGTATAAATGTAAACCAACCAACGTATGAAGCCGTTAGTAAAATACAGAGGAGGAAAATCAAAAGAAATACCTCACTTGATTGGGCATATCCCGAAATATAGTGGACGATATATTGAACCGTTTTTTGGCGGTGGTGCTTTGTTCTTCCACTTAGAACCAAAGAGGGCAATCATTAACGACATTAACTCAAAGCTGATTTCATTTTATTTGGGTGTGAAAAATGATTTTGGAACGCTCAAATCAGAACTTTCAGAAATTGAAAGGACTTACACGGAAAACAGAAAGAACTTCGAAGAACTAAAAAGCAAAACACCCAACGAAAGAGTCGATGATGCTAACGAATCTCTATATTATCAAATCAGAGATATGTTCAACGAATTGGCCGATAAAAGATACTCTGACGCATTGATCTATTTTTTTATAAATAAAACAGCTTATTCAGGAATGATACGCTACAATGCAAAAGGAGAATTTAATGTTCCTTATGGTCGTTATGCAAACTTGAACACTTCGTTGGTAACACAATCTCACAGCAATTTACTTGCAAAAACAGAGATTTATAACCTTGATTACTCCCAGATTTTTGAAATGGCAACCGAAGATGATTTTATGTTCTTAGACCCACCTTACGATTGTATTTTTTCAGACTATGGAAATATTGAACACAAAGATGGATTTAATGAAAGGAATCATATTGAATTGGCTAACCAATATAAAAATCTAAGGTGTAAAGCTTTAATGGTTATTGGCAGAACACCATTAACAGAGAAATTATATGGAGATATGATTGTTGATGAGTATGGAAAATCATATGCAGTAAATATTCGAAATAGATTTAAGTCGGAGGCAAGCCACATACTTATTTCGAATTACGGCAATGAATCAATGAGACGAACTCCAAAACTAATACTCGAAGAAGAATCTGCTTCTTATGGCTAGAATTGACAGCAAAGTAATTTTCGTAACTACTTCTCCTCGAACGCCGGCAAAGATGATTCCAGAAATTGGGTTGCTGCATACCCATTTTGCAGGACAAAGATGGAACAAGGATACACAAAGAGCATTTATGGAGCTGTTGAGAGAAGAAAACTTTTTCAATGGTGAAGGTGCTAATGATCCTGCATTTAGTGCGAGAGATAGAATAAATAGAGCACCTAAAGCTCTTGGATTTATTATTCTTTCTCCAACAATACAGTTAACTCCGGCAGGCGAAGAATTAGTAAATGCAAGAAGGAAGGACGAAATATTTTTGAGACAATTACTCAAATTTCAAGTTCCTTCACCATTTCATAAACCGACCCAAAATTCTGCTGAATTTTGGGTAAAGCCATATCTGGAACTTTTCAGGCTCATTCGACATTTTGGCTCATTGAGATTTGATGAATTAAGGATGTTTGGCTTGCAATTGGTTGACTACAGAGAGTTTGATGCCATAGTTTATAAAATCGATCAGTTCAGAATCGCAAAGGCTCAAAATGAAGGCAACTATAAGCGTTTTCGTTCGGAATATTTTGATAGAGAGTTGAGAGAAATTTATAGCGTAGATATTAGTTCAGGAAATACAAAAACCCGCGAAACTAAAGACGATTCAGTTGTGAATTTCTTAAAAACGAAAGCAAGCAACATGAGAGATTATGCAGATGCTTGTGTTCGTTACTTGAGAGCAACGGGGTTAGTAAATATTTCACATGTTGGGAAGTCAATTTCAATTGTTCCCGAAAAGATTCAAGAAGTTGATTACTTCTTACAACACGCGGACAGAGAACCTTGCTTTGTTGATAACGAAGGTCAATATGTTGCTTATTTAGGCAATCCGCTTATTCCGAGACTTCTAACAGATAGCAGAGAATTATTAGAACAAAAAATTAGAGATGAGTTTCCGCAACTTGAAATTTCCGCAACTGCAACATTACAAGAACTCAAAAACCTATTTGCAGACCAATTAGAAAATCGAAAAGAACAAATAATAACAGAAGAAGTAGCGGCAATCAAAGACTACCGGAAGTTTGAAGATATATCGATAATATTCGACCAAATACTTGATAATTCGCTTTATGATACGCCACTTATGCTGGAGTGGAACACTTGGAGAGCAATGACAATGTTGGACGGTGGAGATATTAAAGCAAATCTGAAATTTGATGATTTTGGAAATCCAATGTCAACGGCACAGGGAAATATGCCAGATATCGTTTGCGATTATGGCGACTTTGGGTTAACAGTAGAAGTAACTATGCAGAGCGGACAAAGACAATATGAAACAGAAGGCGAGCCAGTAGCAAGACACCTTGCAAAATACAAGAGAGAAGCTGAAAAACCGGCCTACTGTTTGTTCATCGCACCCAGTATAAATGATGCTTGTAAAGCTCATTTTTATGCATTGCATAAAATGAATATTCAATATTATGGTGGGACTTCGACAATAATCCCGTTACCTTTAAGTGTTTTTATTAAAATGGTTCAAGACTCCTATAATGCAAACTATGTTCCTGAACCAAGACACGTTCAGCGATTTTTTGATCGTTCAAATGAACTAGCAAACTCGACAGACAACGAAATAGAATGGTATAACGGAATTACACAAGAGGCATTAAATTGGTTGACAGAATGAAGGGCGAACGGCTAACATCGGTTTACTGAATAGCCGGGCTGACGTGTTACGTGATAAATCATTTTCCTAACAAAATCAATCTCGGCAAGACGGTTTACGTTTCCAAACTCCCGTCCATCAGTAAGCCGTGCCGTTGTGTGCTATTATGACAAGCCTTCAAACCATACAAGTTATTGACAGTTGGGAGACAACTGCATTGGGTGTCATCGCAGAACTTCATCATGACTTTGACGGTTTGAAAACTGGCACAATCATCAAGTCAGCAATGACAGACAAAGAATGGCGAGTTAAAAAGCGAATATTGTTTTATCACACTTTTGACCGACAAAAGAAGTTTTCAAACGAATTGACAACTTACATTCATGCAAGCTTTGGCAGCCTTGAAAAACAGGTCATTTCTTCCAAGAACATTCTTGACAAAGAAGAACAAAACGTTTTTCAATATCAACTACAACCAGTGGGACACAGTTCAAAACCAGACGTTGGAGACATTTTATCGCCTGTTGTAATACAAACCTTCGCTTGTCCCTGTTGTGGTTACAAAACGTTTGACCACGAACCAAACGGTTCTTATGACATTTGTGGCGTTTGCTTCTGGGAAGATGACCCAATTCAACTTGAAGACCCGGATTATGAAGGCGGAGCAAATCCATTGTCGTTGCGACAAGCACAACAAAACTTTTTAGAATTTGGCGCTTGTGATAGAGACATGTTGCGGAACGTAAGAAAGCCAGCAGAGG
This genomic interval carries:
- a CDS encoding Dam family site-specific DNA-(adenine-N6)-methyltransferase, coding for MKPLVKYRGGKSKEIPHLIGHIPKYSGRYIEPFFGGGALFFHLEPKRAIINDINSKLISFYLGVKNDFGTLKSELSEIERTYTENRKNFEELKSKTPNERVDDANESLYYQIRDMFNELADKRYSDALIYFFINKTAYSGMIRYNAKGEFNVPYGRYANLNTSLVTQSHSNLLAKTEIYNLDYSQIFEMATEDDFMFLDPPYDCIFSDYGNIEHKDGFNERNHIELANQYKNLRCKALMVIGRTPLTEKLYGDMIVDEYGKSYAVNIRNRFKSEASHILISNYGNESMRRTPKLILEEESASYG
- a CDS encoding AlwI family type II restriction endonuclease → MARIDSKVIFVTTSPRTPAKMIPEIGLLHTHFAGQRWNKDTQRAFMELLREENFFNGEGANDPAFSARDRINRAPKALGFIILSPTIQLTPAGEELVNARRKDEIFLRQLLKFQVPSPFHKPTQNSAEFWVKPYLELFRLIRHFGSLRFDELRMFGLQLVDYREFDAIVYKIDQFRIAKAQNEGNYKRFRSEYFDRELREIYSVDISSGNTKTRETKDDSVVNFLKTKASNMRDYADACVRYLRATGLVNISHVGKSISIVPEKIQEVDYFLQHADREPCFVDNEGQYVAYLGNPLIPRLLTDSRELLEQKIRDEFPQLEISATATLQELKNLFADQLENRKEQIITEEVAAIKDYRKFEDISIIFDQILDNSLYDTPLMLEWNTWRAMTMLDGGDIKANLKFDDFGNPMSTAQGNMPDIVCDYGDFGLTVEVTMQSGQRQYETEGEPVARHLAKYKREAEKPAYCLFIAPSINDACKAHFYALHKMNIQYYGGTSTIIPLPLSVFIKMVQDSYNANYVPEPRHVQRFFDRSNELANSTDNEIEWYNGITQEALNWLTE
- a CDS encoding Imm26 family immunity protein; amino-acid sequence: MLTNSIRRHFGIKEIDKSWKRLEVKDLWKGYLLIDNANIIQKLVYPIKVDNFSYREVDYEVQLNSEFKIVGKRGKVQPLTASTFLKIKPEGKFFDFNETTLKLINYSNGVQLFNEYDLVWSTENEVLSFLNDKICNPCEFDKEELNTYLNRKKQVNQKAKQGDIFRVKLAKRKFAYGRVIADLIKFVKYDTGIVGKWEVDWRGRNIFNEMIVNQTLVDFYQIITDDPNLKFDDLNKYKTTPSVSIIDSFVKHEGCIIIDNSEIEPSSFDLPMTIDTYYQYVPICHIFKWGCCVVTFEPDKKIEKQKGIIVKKDQDNYNGLDNKSTEYYINSCIQGSPNYAFLNNRGDLRYPECIDLRKIISRYVDFDINTNDYDSFARKYGFMDRQKILAFTKD
- a CDS encoding CPCC family cysteine-rich protein produces the protein MTSLQTIQVIDSWETTALGVIAELHHDFDGLKTGTIIKSAMTDKEWRVKKRILFYHTFDRQKKFSNELTTYIHASFGSLEKQVISSKNILDKEEQNVFQYQLQPVGHSSKPDVGDILSPVVIQTFACPCCGYKTFDHEPNGSYDICGVCFWEDDPIQLEDPDYEGGANPLSLRQAQQNFLEFGACDRDMLRNVRKPAEDEKKDENWKPLDRK
- a CDS encoding helix-turn-helix domain-containing protein: MSIIFGDKIRALREAKQIPQRQLAATLKIDTATYCKIEKGDRRAKREQVLILAASLQTDTKELLRLWSADKVYDIIAEEEEATQILNVVAESIVKYKCKPTNV